In Deltaproteobacteria bacterium, the following proteins share a genomic window:
- a CDS encoding UpxY family transcription antiterminator: MASAWYVLHTRSRFEQVVFDGLEGKLLEAFLPKMTVVSKRRDRRKTIRVPIFSGYVFVKSDLNVYERLEIVKTIGVVRIVGNKDGPISVPDQSIDSLKIIVAGDNEILTGTRFKKGDRVIVVEGPFAGVTGAFVRYKGGGRVVVAIEALGQYAAVNVPEEYVERIPEGA; this comes from the coding sequence ATGGCTTCTGCGTGGTATGTGCTTCACACCAGAAGCCGCTTTGAACAGGTTGTCTTTGACGGTCTCGAAGGAAAATTACTGGAAGCTTTTCTCCCCAAGATGACTGTTGTGAGTAAGCGCCGTGACCGGCGCAAGACGATCCGGGTTCCGATCTTTTCCGGTTATGTATTTGTTAAAAGTGATCTAAACGTCTATGAACGCCTCGAGATAGTAAAAACCATAGGCGTTGTCCGCATCGTAGGAAACAAGGACGGCCCGATCTCCGTTCCTGACCAGTCTATCGATTCTCTTAAGATCATAGTTGCCGGGGACAACGAAATCCTGACCGGGACTCGATTCAAAAAGGGAGATCGTGTCATAGTCGTGGAGGGGCCCTTTGCCGGTGTCACAGGTGCCTTTGTCAGGTACAAGGGCGGCGGACGCGTGGTTGTGGCTATCGAGGCACTGGGCCAGTACGCTGCAGTCAATGTCCCGGAAGAATATGTAGAGAGGATTCCGGAAGGCGCTTGA
- a CDS encoding LPS-assembly protein LptD, translated as MSKRVVFFGILVAAVLLSSPARAGMDTISKESDLPYHIKADSLDYDEITMTYRARGFVTIARGDQFLHADAADFNEQTGDAKAWGDVRFFSGKDWLTGSRMEINLDNGTGTVYDGTIFIEESHFYVRGDEIQKTGKDSYYIKDHASLTTCDGDSPDWQITGRDFKVTIEGYGTVKHAALWAKSVPVLYAPFILFPAKIKRQTGLLVPLVLYSNTNGFEYIQPFFWTISESSDATFYEHYMAHRGLKHGVEYRYVLSPGAKGTAMYDFLYDEQIDDGTTPVDPQGYYYEGFKGDSEDRLNRKRWWFRTKSDWELPAQFKAKLDVDVVSDQDYLREFDTGYSGYEISNRYFEKEFGRGLDDETDTVRLNQLNLNRTWDQFSLNTDLLWYDDVLARIDHRDDTTLQSLPSVSFSGSKQKILDSPFYFDLSSSLNHYWRETGTRGYTVDVSPKVYYPISVFKYFDFEPSLSLRETLWQAEIYDPPSAKKEDQLRSREICDLKADLSTEISRVFDIRGSTIDKIRHAIRPQVVYTYVPDVEQGDLPDFVSSTSETNSLSYSVTNTFTSRTIQKADSEREAELEAKAWGAWAADTQEETSEADDEQESLPPKYTYHDFCRISLSQTYDILTARRPPPADGERRPFSDISGRLELNLFQSVDLDFVGNITWSPYDGEYKSYDAAAAFSNSRGDEASLDYRYTQDSSKSILTKVFVNLFDPVSVYWEHERDLKNSKEIESVLGFRYEPQCWSLYVKYTHDCTMNTREYSFEISLYGLGKYELGKYRPGKGKDTWMKKG; from the coding sequence ATGTCTAAAAGGGTAGTTTTCTTCGGTATTCTTGTTGCTGCTGTGCTTTTGTCATCACCGGCCCGTGCAGGCATGGACACCATTAGCAAGGAGTCTGATCTTCCGTACCATATCAAGGCTGACTCTTTGGATTACGATGAAATCACCATGACATACAGGGCCAGGGGGTTCGTAACGATTGCAAGAGGAGATCAGTTCTTGCATGCAGATGCCGCGGACTTCAATGAGCAAACCGGAGATGCCAAGGCTTGGGGGGATGTTCGCTTTTTCTCTGGCAAAGACTGGTTAACAGGCAGCCGCATGGAGATAAACCTGGACAACGGCACGGGCACGGTTTACGACGGAACCATTTTCATCGAAGAGAGCCATTTTTATGTCCGGGGAGACGAGATCCAAAAAACGGGCAAGGATTCCTATTACATAAAGGATCATGCCAGCCTCACGACTTGCGATGGCGACTCGCCGGACTGGCAAATCACGGGCAGGGACTTTAAGGTCACCATAGAAGGTTACGGCACGGTAAAACACGCGGCCCTGTGGGCAAAATCTGTCCCTGTCCTGTATGCGCCATTTATTCTTTTTCCCGCAAAGATAAAGCGGCAGACCGGATTGTTGGTCCCCTTGGTCCTCTATTCGAATACAAACGGCTTTGAGTACATCCAGCCCTTTTTCTGGACCATCAGTGAAAGCAGTGACGCCACGTTTTATGAGCACTACATGGCCCATCGTGGATTAAAACACGGGGTCGAATATCGTTACGTGTTGTCGCCAGGCGCCAAAGGCACGGCAATGTATGATTTTCTTTACGATGAGCAAATCGATGATGGTACGACCCCGGTAGATCCGCAGGGGTATTACTATGAGGGATTCAAGGGCGACAGCGAGGACCGCTTGAACAGAAAAAGGTGGTGGTTCAGGACCAAAAGTGACTGGGAACTGCCGGCTCAATTCAAGGCGAAACTCGATGTGGACGTCGTGAGCGATCAGGATTATCTTCGTGAGTTTGACACGGGCTATTCAGGCTATGAGATCTCTAACAGATATTTCGAGAAAGAATTTGGCAGGGGACTTGACGATGAGACAGACACGGTTCGCTTGAACCAGTTGAACCTGAACAGGACTTGGGACCAGTTCAGCCTGAACACCGATCTTCTCTGGTATGACGACGTGCTCGCCCGAATAGATCACCGCGATGACACCACCCTTCAGAGCTTGCCATCGGTGAGTTTTTCCGGTTCCAAGCAAAAAATCTTAGATTCCCCGTTTTATTTTGATCTGTCAAGTTCCCTTAACCATTACTGGCGTGAGACGGGAACCAGGGGATACACCGTAGATGTTTCCCCAAAAGTCTACTATCCAATAAGTGTTTTCAAGTATTTTGACTTTGAACCCTCCTTGAGTCTGCGCGAGACGCTGTGGCAGGCAGAAATATACGACCCTCCAAGCGCAAAAAAAGAGGACCAGTTACGATCACGTGAGATATGCGACTTGAAAGCGGACCTATCCACAGAGATCTCGAGGGTGTTTGACATCAGAGGATCAACTATCGACAAGATAAGACATGCCATCAGGCCTCAAGTCGTATATACTTATGTCCCTGATGTGGAACAGGGGGACCTTCCGGATTTTGTGAGCTCAACAAGCGAAACAAATTCCTTGTCTTATTCGGTGACAAACACCTTTACCTCAAGAACGATCCAAAAGGCCGACTCCGAAAGAGAGGCAGAGCTTGAAGCCAAAGCCTGGGGAGCATGGGCTGCGGACACCCAAGAAGAAACAAGCGAGGCTGACGACGAGCAGGAATCACTGCCACCCAAATACACTTACCATGATTTCTGTAGGATCAGTCTTTCCCAGACTTATGACATACTGACGGCCCGGCGTCCTCCACCAGCAGATGGCGAAAGACGACCCTTCTCGGACATCTCGGGGAGGCTTGAATTAAACCTCTTCCAATCCGTGGATCTCGATTTTGTGGGAAACATCACCTGGTCACCCTATGATGGGGAGTACAAGAGCTATGATGCAGCAGCGGCCTTCAGTAATTCACGTGGGGACGAAGCATCACTGGACTACCGATATACCCAGGACAGCAGCAAAAGCATTCTGACCAAGGTCTTCGTCAATCTCTTTGACCCGGTTTCTGTCTACTGGGAACACGAACGCGATCTCAAAAACAGCAAGGAAATAGAATCGGTGCTGGGATTCAGGTATGAGCCCCAGTGTTGGTCTTTATATGTCAAGTACACCCATGACTGCACAATGAACACACGAGAGTACTCCTTTGAGATAAGCCTCTACGGACTGGGTAAGTACGAGCTGGGTAAGTACAGACCTGGCAAGGGAAAAGACACATGGATGAAAAAAGGATAG
- the rpsU gene encoding 30S ribosomal protein S21, producing MAVFKPGDEKKGEIDLREFSSLEVRVVNNDLERAMRVLKKKIQNDGLFRRLKLKKSYEKPSEYRRRKRRESARRQKIAHLKSSRY from the coding sequence TTGGCGGTTTTCAAACCCGGCGATGAAAAGAAAGGGGAGATAGATTTGAGGGAATTTAGCAGCTTAGAAGTCAGGGTCGTCAACAATGACCTTGAGAGGGCCATGAGAGTGCTGAAAAAAAAGATTCAGAATGATGGCCTTTTTCGACGACTTAAGCTCAAGAAAAGCTATGAGAAACCTAGCGAATACCGCCGTCGGAAACGTCGGGAGAGTGCAAGGAGGCAAAAAATAGCCCACTTGAAAAGCTCCAGGTACTAG
- a CDS encoding AAA family ATPase, which translates to MSNLSQQKNEIVEQGFRLAVAGKGGVGKTTLVALLAELFAGRGCRALAADEDPQMNLALSLGVSLEEAEKIVPLSANKIYIEEKTGAKPGSGWGGLLRLNPDVSDVVRRFGLQIKPNLSLLAMGTVEQAASGCLCSENMLLKAVMRFIVLKHGDIILVDTQAGPEHFGRGLLKDFSLLLVVAEPTTAALHVARKSMTLGQQLSIPDLKLVINKVRGKEDENKVETFMKRFGLKPVTYFLPYSEDFLALEPGVASVLNREGEFSKAIQGLFGDIERLYQGNTRTY; encoded by the coding sequence ATGTCAAACTTAAGTCAACAGAAAAACGAGATTGTTGAGCAAGGCTTTCGACTTGCTGTTGCCGGCAAGGGTGGGGTTGGGAAAACCACCTTGGTGGCCTTGCTGGCAGAGCTTTTTGCCGGCCGTGGCTGTCGAGCCCTGGCGGCAGACGAAGACCCGCAGATGAACCTGGCTTTGAGCTTAGGGGTCTCCCTTGAAGAGGCGGAAAAAATCGTCCCCTTAAGCGCCAATAAGATCTATATCGAGGAAAAGACAGGGGCCAAGCCCGGCTCGGGATGGGGCGGTTTGCTGCGTCTAAACCCCGACGTAAGCGATGTGGTCCGACGTTTTGGGCTGCAAATAAAACCTAATCTCTCGCTCCTTGCCATGGGAACGGTCGAGCAGGCGGCAAGCGGTTGTCTGTGTTCTGAAAACATGCTGCTAAAAGCAGTCATGCGGTTCATTGTCCTGAAGCACGGTGACATTATCCTCGTGGACACACAAGCCGGCCCCGAACATTTTGGCCGTGGCTTGCTCAAAGACTTCTCCCTCCTGCTCGTGGTCGCAGAACCCACGACGGCTGCCCTTCATGTTGCCCGGAAGTCTATGACCCTTGGCCAGCAACTCTCCATTCCCGACCTAAAGCTGGTGATCAACAAGGTGCGTGGAAAAGAAGATGAAAACAAGGTGGAAACCTTTATGAAGCGCTTTGGACTGAAGCCGGTCACGTACTTTCTGCCCTACAGCGAGGATTTTCTTGCCCTGGAACCAGGCGTGGCCTCTGTGCTCAACAGGGAGGGGGAGTTCAGTAAGGCCATTCAAGGGCTTTTTGGGGACATCGAGAGGCTGTATCAGGGAAATACCAGGACTTATTGA
- a CDS encoding UPF0175 family protein, whose translation MEQLVVEVPEGLVKELEAYKGNLGEVLALGLRQIKMQQALVLFREAGVSLWKAARIAGVSLREMTQYAVSQGLRATCDDKTLEEELA comes from the coding sequence ATGGAACAATTAGTGGTGGAAGTTCCGGAAGGCCTTGTAAAAGAATTGGAGGCCTACAAAGGGAATCTCGGTGAAGTCCTTGCTCTGGGCCTGCGACAGATAAAAATGCAGCAGGCCCTTGTACTGTTCAGAGAGGCAGGCGTTTCCCTTTGGAAGGCAGCTCGTATAGCTGGGGTTTCCTTACGAGAGATGACCCAATACGCCGTGTCTCAGGGCCTGCGGGCCACTTGTGATGATAAAACGCTGGAAGAGGAGCTGGCGTGA
- a CDS encoding DUF3368 domain-containing protein produces MIIVSNAGPLIAMGKLGQLGLLLKLYKQILIPREVYNEVVVNGIRIGASDASAIKRIVDKGRILVEDVILSEEERQSMNNIDAGEVEVIALAKEKKANWVLIDNEHARKIARLQGLPLKGTIGILVEGFRKGFLSQEEFELLIAEIQARPELWISDRLCDYALRKVKNEAGI; encoded by the coding sequence GTGATCATCGTTAGCAATGCAGGTCCCCTAATAGCCATGGGCAAGCTGGGACAGCTTGGGCTTTTGTTGAAGCTGTATAAACAAATCCTTATTCCCCGTGAAGTCTACAATGAAGTGGTTGTAAATGGCATCAGGATAGGAGCCTCCGACGCCTCTGCCATTAAACGTATCGTGGATAAAGGGCGCATATTGGTGGAAGACGTCATCCTTTCGGAAGAGGAGCGCCAATCCATGAATAATATTGATGCCGGGGAGGTAGAGGTTATTGCCTTAGCAAAAGAGAAAAAAGCGAACTGGGTGCTGATTGACAATGAGCACGCCCGCAAGATAGCCCGGCTGCAAGGTTTGCCCCTCAAAGGAACAATCGGAATTCTGGTTGAAGGTTTCAGAAAGGGTTTTCTCAGCCAGGAGGAGTTCGAACTCCTTATTGCCGAGATTCAGGCCCGACCGGAGCTATGGATCAGCGACCGACTTTGCGACTACGCATTGCGAAAAGTCAAAAATGAAGCCGGAATATAA
- a CDS encoding molybdenum cofactor guanylyltransferase — protein sequence MRYPCSGVILSGGLNSRMGGQNKAFLSVGHQRILDRLFNTFDGLFEEVLLVTNDPLQYLSWDALIVSDLFPVRSSLTGIHAGLFHASAPHIFVTACDTPFLSRPLIKRLLEEIEPKWDVIIPVTAEGRQPLCAIYSKRCMKPIDDQLENQDPKIIRFFPKVKVKAVSDAQIRAADPDLLSFFNINTPDELAIAEKIFAESISGGDKP from the coding sequence ATGAGATATCCTTGCTCAGGGGTCATATTGTCTGGTGGCTTGAATAGCCGAATGGGAGGCCAGAACAAGGCCTTTCTTTCCGTGGGGCATCAGCGGATCCTGGATCGCCTTTTCAATACGTTTGACGGCCTTTTTGAAGAGGTGTTGCTGGTTACCAATGATCCGCTTCAATATCTGTCATGGGACGCGTTGATCGTGAGCGATCTTTTCCCTGTCCGCAGTTCCCTCACCGGCATCCATGCAGGTCTGTTTCATGCCTCGGCGCCTCATATTTTTGTCACGGCCTGTGATACGCCCTTTTTGTCAAGGCCGCTGATCAAGCGCCTGCTTGAAGAGATCGAGCCTAAGTGGGATGTGATCATACCGGTCACCGCGGAGGGCCGCCAACCGCTTTGCGCTATCTATTCGAAGCGCTGCATGAAGCCGATTGATGATCAACTTGAGAATCAAGACCCGAAAATCATCAGATTCTTCCCAAAGGTTAAAGTCAAGGCGGTGTCTGATGCACAGATCAGAGCCGCAGATCCAGACCTGCTTTCATTTTTTAACATCAACACTCCGGACGAGTTGGCGATAGCTGAGAAAATTTTTGCAGAAAGCATTTCAGGAGGTGATAAGCCATGA
- a CDS encoding phosphomannose isomerase type II C-terminal cupin domain, which translates to MSGVLEEDHRPWGYYQVLSDEPDHKVKRIVVYPGKRLSLQRHQRRAEHWYLLKGEAIVRRNDEEVYLVAEQSIDIPRGAVHRVGNPGTEDMAFIEVQTGDYFGEDDIERLEDDFGRE; encoded by the coding sequence ATGAGCGGAGTCTTGGAAGAAGACCATCGTCCGTGGGGCTACTACCAGGTTCTTTCGGACGAGCCAGACCACAAGGTCAAGCGGATCGTTGTCTATCCCGGCAAACGTTTGAGCCTGCAGCGACATCAACGCCGGGCTGAACATTGGTACCTCTTGAAGGGGGAAGCCATTGTGAGACGGAACGATGAAGAAGTATATCTCGTAGCTGAGCAGTCAATTGATATTCCACGGGGCGCTGTTCACCGTGTTGGGAACCCCGGAACTGAGGATATGGCCTTTATTGAGGTCCAGACTGGTGACTATTTTGGGGAAGACGATATTGAACGGCTGGAGGATGATTTCGGAAGGGAATGA
- a CDS encoding mannose-1-phosphate guanylyltransferase codes for MEEDELDLVVVIMAGGAGTRFWPLSTDQRPKQFLNLFGGRTLLQKSFDRISNLVPAERVLVLTNAAFVSMIKDQLPEIPAENIIGEPMRRDTAAAVGLAAVLCRKRFGNPVIVTLTADHLIEPVSLFQKTLLSAARRAANDNVLYTFGIEPTFPATGYGYLERGSRVLDDDGIEHFQLLRFKEKPELETAREYLKSGRFYWNSGMFVWTADTILKEMETHLPDHAKALSRVAAFDKTPEWNDALRASFHSIPRVSIDFGVMEKAQKVCCVASGFSWDDVGGWLALKSYLPKDEAGNCFRGKAITLDATDNVLFCEDPEETVMLIGVKDLVVVRAGAGLLIVHKNRTEDIKKLVEAM; via the coding sequence ATGGAAGAAGATGAGTTGGATCTAGTCGTCGTCATTATGGCCGGAGGGGCGGGGACAAGATTCTGGCCCTTGAGCACGGACCAACGACCGAAACAGTTTCTGAATCTTTTCGGTGGCCGCACGTTGCTGCAAAAGAGCTTTGATCGCATTTCGAATCTCGTCCCTGCTGAGCGTGTGCTGGTGTTAACGAACGCGGCCTTTGTTTCTATGATAAAGGACCAGCTTCCCGAGATTCCGGCCGAAAATATTATCGGGGAACCCATGAGGCGGGATACGGCTGCTGCTGTCGGGCTAGCTGCGGTGCTGTGTCGAAAGCGTTTTGGCAACCCGGTCATCGTCACACTGACGGCGGATCATCTGATCGAACCTGTTTCTCTATTCCAGAAGACCCTGCTTTCAGCGGCCCGCAGAGCAGCTAACGATAATGTCCTCTACACATTCGGCATTGAGCCGACCTTCCCGGCTACCGGGTACGGGTATTTGGAACGGGGCAGTCGTGTTCTTGATGATGACGGGATCGAACACTTCCAACTCCTGCGCTTTAAGGAAAAACCTGAACTGGAAACCGCCCGCGAGTATTTGAAGTCCGGCAGGTTCTATTGGAATTCCGGTATGTTTGTATGGACGGCGGATACGATCCTAAAAGAGATGGAGACGCACTTGCCAGACCATGCCAAGGCCCTGTCCCGTGTTGCCGCCTTTGATAAGACGCCTGAATGGAATGATGCCCTCAGGGCATCATTCCATTCGATTCCTCGTGTTTCCATTGATTTTGGCGTCATGGAGAAGGCGCAAAAGGTGTGTTGTGTGGCATCCGGGTTTTCGTGGGACGATGTTGGAGGCTGGTTGGCGCTGAAAAGCTATCTGCCAAAGGATGAAGCAGGAAACTGCTTTAGAGGGAAAGCTATAACGCTCGATGCAACCGATAACGTGCTCTTTTGCGAAGACCCCGAAGAAACCGTTAT